One Streptomyces sp. NBC_01217 genomic region harbors:
- a CDS encoding small ribosomal subunit Rsm22 family protein has product MNATLPTAEALRTALAALLDGLPPKQAAQAVDRLIANYRGTTPTDAPVLRDRSDVAAYAAYRMPATFEAVRSALAAFQETAPDWAPATHTDVGGGTGAASWAVAGAWEGPRTTVLDWAEPALALGRELAAISGIPALRTAEWRRARIGAGLELAPTDLITVSYVLKELTADVRTALVDTAAAAAQAVVVVEPGTPDGYARIIEARDRLIAAGLKVAAPCPHDDTCPIEPGTDWCHFSARVSRSSLHRQVKGGSLPYEDEKFSYVVATRFGTEPARARVTRKPQIRKGQVLLDLCTREEALKRSTVTKRHGELYRAARDIAWGEEWPPRGTGPSGD; this is encoded by the coding sequence GTGAATGCCACCCTCCCCACCGCGGAAGCCCTGCGCACGGCGCTGGCCGCACTGCTCGACGGGCTGCCGCCCAAGCAGGCGGCCCAGGCCGTCGACCGGCTGATCGCCAACTACCGCGGCACCACCCCCACGGACGCCCCGGTGCTCCGTGACCGCTCCGACGTCGCCGCGTACGCCGCGTACCGGATGCCCGCGACCTTCGAAGCGGTACGGTCCGCCCTCGCCGCGTTCCAGGAGACCGCCCCGGACTGGGCGCCCGCCACACACACCGACGTCGGCGGCGGCACCGGGGCGGCGAGCTGGGCCGTGGCAGGGGCCTGGGAGGGGCCGAGGACGACCGTCCTGGACTGGGCGGAACCCGCACTCGCCCTCGGCCGCGAACTGGCCGCGATCTCCGGCATCCCCGCCCTGCGCACCGCCGAGTGGCGCCGGGCCCGGATCGGCGCGGGCCTCGAACTCGCCCCCACGGACCTGATCACCGTCTCCTACGTGCTCAAGGAGCTGACCGCGGACGTCCGCACCGCGCTCGTCGACACCGCGGCGGCCGCCGCCCAGGCGGTCGTGGTCGTCGAACCGGGCACCCCCGACGGCTACGCCCGGATCATCGAGGCCCGCGACCGGCTGATCGCGGCCGGGCTGAAGGTCGCCGCGCCCTGCCCGCACGACGACACCTGCCCCATCGAGCCGGGCACGGACTGGTGCCACTTCTCGGCCCGGGTCAGCCGCTCCTCGCTGCACCGGCAGGTCAAGGGCGGCTCACTGCCGTACGAGGACGAGAAGTTCAGCTACGTCGTGGCGACCCGCTTCGGGACGGAGCCCGCCCGGGCGCGCGTCACCCGCAAGCCGCAGATCCGCAAGGGACAGGTGCTGCTGGACCTGTGCACCCGCGAGGAGGCGCTGAAGCGCTCCACGGTCACCAAGCGGCACGGCGAGCTGTACCGCGCCGCCCGGGACATCGCGTGGGGCGAGGAGTGGCCGCCGCGCGGGACGGGTCCGTCGGGTGACTGA